Proteins encoded within one genomic window of Candidatus Brevundimonas colombiensis:
- a CDS encoding ABC-F family ATP-binding cassette domain-containing protein, producing the protein MLQITDLTFNAWGRKFLVDASVSLPPGAKVGLVGRNGIGKSTLFKLILGELNANGDEISLPKTARIGSVDQEHPATPVSVIDTILEADVERHDLLGRLETAEPEEMGEIWSRLIEIDADAAPARAAEILVGLGFDQENQARPMSEFSGGWRMRVALAAALFAEPDMLLLDEPTNYLDLEGALWLEARLKKYPHTALIISHDREMLNEVCTHILHLANHTLTLYTGNYDAFEKARAEKARLQLSAKAKQDAERAHLQSFVDRFKAKASKAAQAQSRMKRLEKMQPVATTIEERVAPFTLPSPPRPLAPPLIRLERANVGYETGKPILRNLNLRMDLDDRIGLLGVNGAGKSTFAKMIAGALDVSEGELHRDKKMRVGWFHQHQIEAMDPTDTPLEIIRRAMPDAPESARRSKLAQFGLGYEKQETTVDSLSGGERARLLLNMVAMDAPHVLILDEPTNHLDIDSRRALLDALNDYNGAVILITHDRSLMEMVADRLWLAADGTVKPFDGDMDDYAKFVLDRAKQAIAKPSQIKKEEAAAAAPVQNNKGKKNDKKSGPSPSTLRHAVKKAEETMSRLTAEIARIDDDMATASVSNPKALEGLTRARAKTEADLAAAEAAWVAAEEALAEVA; encoded by the coding sequence ATGCTCCAGATCACCGACCTGACCTTCAACGCCTGGGGCCGCAAATTCCTCGTGGACGCCTCCGTCAGCCTGCCGCCCGGCGCCAAGGTCGGGCTGGTGGGGCGTAACGGCATCGGCAAGTCGACGCTGTTCAAGCTGATTCTCGGCGAGTTGAACGCCAATGGCGATGAGATCAGCCTGCCCAAGACCGCGCGCATCGGCTCGGTCGATCAGGAACACCCCGCGACCCCCGTCAGCGTCATCGACACCATCCTTGAGGCCGACGTCGAGCGCCACGACCTGCTGGGCCGTCTGGAGACCGCCGAGCCGGAGGAGATGGGCGAGATCTGGTCGCGCCTGATCGAGATCGACGCCGACGCCGCCCCCGCGCGCGCCGCCGAAATCCTGGTCGGCCTGGGCTTCGATCAGGAGAACCAGGCCCGGCCGATGTCCGAGTTCTCGGGCGGCTGGCGGATGCGCGTGGCCCTGGCGGCGGCCCTGTTCGCCGAGCCGGACATGCTGCTGCTGGACGAACCGACCAACTACCTCGATCTGGAAGGCGCCCTGTGGCTTGAGGCGCGGCTGAAGAAATACCCGCACACCGCCCTGATCATCTCCCACGACCGGGAGATGCTGAACGAGGTCTGCACCCATATCCTGCACCTGGCGAACCACACCCTGACCCTCTACACCGGCAACTACGACGCCTTCGAAAAGGCGCGCGCCGAGAAGGCTAGGCTGCAGCTGTCGGCCAAGGCCAAGCAGGACGCCGAACGGGCCCACCTCCAGTCCTTCGTGGATCGCTTCAAGGCCAAGGCGTCCAAGGCCGCCCAGGCCCAGTCGCGCATGAAACGGCTGGAGAAGATGCAGCCGGTCGCGACGACCATCGAGGAGCGCGTCGCCCCCTTCACCCTGCCCTCGCCGCCGCGTCCTCTGGCGCCGCCGCTGATCCGGCTGGAGCGCGCCAATGTCGGGTATGAGACCGGCAAGCCGATCCTGCGGAACCTGAACCTGCGGATGGACCTGGACGACCGCATCGGCCTCTTGGGCGTCAACGGCGCGGGCAAGTCCACCTTCGCCAAGATGATCGCCGGCGCCCTGGACGTGTCCGAGGGCGAACTGCACCGTGACAAGAAGATGCGCGTGGGCTGGTTCCACCAGCATCAGATCGAGGCGATGGACCCCACCGACACGCCGTTGGAGATCATCCGCCGCGCCATGCCGGATGCACCCGAAAGCGCGCGCCGCTCCAAGCTGGCTCAGTTCGGCCTAGGCTATGAGAAGCAGGAAACCACGGTCGACAGCCTGTCGGGCGGCGAACGCGCGCGCCTGCTGCTGAACATGGTGGCGATGGATGCGCCGCACGTCCTGATCCTGGACGAACCGACCAACCACCTGGACATCGACAGCCGCCGGGCGCTGCTGGACGCCCTGAACGACTACAATGGCGCCGTCATCCTGATCACCCACGACCGCTCGTTGATGGAGATGGTGGCGGACCGGCTGTGGCTGGCCGCCGACGGCACGGTGAAACCCTTCGACGGCGACATGGACGACTACGCCAAGTTCGTGCTCGACCGCGCCAAACAGGCCATCGCCAAACCCAGCCAGATCAAGAAGGAAGAGGCTGCGGCGGCCGCGCCGGTTCAGAACAACAAGGGCAAGAAGAACGACAAGAAATCAGGCCCTTCGCCGTCCACTCTCCGTCACGCGGTCAAGAAGGCCGAGGAGACCATGAGCCGCCTGACCGCCGAGATCGCCCGCATCGACGACGACATGGCCACGGCCTCGGTCAGCAATCCCAAGGCGCTGGAGGGCCTGACCCGCGCCCGCGCCAAGACCGAGGCCGATCTCGCCGCCGCCGAAGCCGCCTGGGTCGCGGCCGAGGAAGCCCTGGCCGAGGTCGCATGA
- a CDS encoding DUF2164 domain-containing protein, whose product MKPIRFSREEVAAITAKLRPYFRDELDVELRDLPAEMLIDFLAREIGPFFYNRALYDAQAVLKKKADDLAEAVAGLERSE is encoded by the coding sequence ATGAAGCCGATCCGCTTCAGCCGCGAGGAGGTCGCCGCCATCACGGCGAAGCTGCGCCCCTATTTCCGCGACGAGCTGGACGTCGAGCTGCGCGACCTTCCGGCCGAGATGCTGATCGACTTCCTGGCCCGCGAGATCGGCCCCTTCTTCTACAACCGCGCCCTCTATGACGCCCAGGCCGTGCTGAAGAAGAAGGCCGACGACCTCGCCGAGGCGGTCGCCGGCCTGGAACGCTCCGAATAG
- a CDS encoding AIM24 family protein, whose translation MPVKTVAEFVAAYKEKDVSAEAFELENAYLLEVRLNGSVWAKSGAMVARTGQVKFTRQGLMEQGLGNLLKKAVSGEGMVLMKMEGQGRVYLADTGKKITLLRLDNETIFVNGNDVLALENGISNQITMMKRVAGMLSGGLFNVKLSGSGIVAITSHYDPLTLKVSAATGPVFTDPNATVAWSGSLSPEIATDISLKTLVGRGSGESIQMKFAGEGWVVVQPYEETYMQANNGG comes from the coding sequence ATGCCCGTGAAAACCGTCGCCGAGTTTGTCGCCGCCTATAAGGAAAAGGATGTCAGCGCCGAAGCCTTCGAGCTGGAGAACGCCTATCTGCTGGAAGTCCGCCTGAACGGTTCGGTCTGGGCCAAGTCCGGCGCCATGGTGGCGCGGACCGGACAGGTGAAGTTCACCCGTCAGGGCCTGATGGAACAGGGCCTGGGCAACCTGCTGAAGAAGGCCGTCAGCGGCGAGGGAATGGTGCTGATGAAGATGGAGGGCCAGGGCCGCGTCTATCTGGCCGACACCGGCAAGAAGATCACCCTGCTGCGGCTGGATAACGAGACCATCTTCGTCAACGGCAACGACGTGCTGGCGCTGGAAAACGGCATCAGCAACCAGATCACCATGATGAAGCGCGTCGCGGGCATGCTGTCCGGCGGCCTGTTCAACGTGAAGCTGAGCGGCAGCGGCATCGTGGCCATCACCTCCCACTATGATCCGCTGACCCTGAAGGTCAGCGCGGCGACCGGCCCGGTCTTCACCGACCCGAACGCCACCGTGGCCTGGTCGGGAAGCCTGTCGCCCGAAATCGCCACCGACATCTCGCTGAAGACACTGGTCGGCCGAGGCTCGGGCGAGAGCATCCAGATGAAGTTCGCCGGCGAGGGCTGGGTCGTGGTCCAGCCCTATGAGGAAACCTATATGCAGGCCAACAACGGCGGCTGA
- a CDS encoding DUF4198 domain-containing protein — translation MSRPILHASLLASLLAVWSAGAAQAHSPYLRPNVFDATNRDHVTVEAAFTEDVFNAEVVMRSDHFHVVGPNGDTPITTVTYLRDLAVFEAPTPVDGLYRLSSGAREGRAAKMYQTPSGWKMVGEEDTPPPPGAELVDVQSITVADVYVVRGAPDEAALKPSGHGLELQPLIQPGDIVAGEDAPFRLLFDGQPVAGADVTVFREAGQYDGRKVESETRTDGAGRITLKVAEPGAYMTQVRHRIAAPPGAATPWRSYTHTLTFIAHAG, via the coding sequence ATGAGCAGACCCATCCTCCACGCCAGTCTTCTGGCCAGCCTGCTGGCCGTCTGGAGCGCAGGGGCCGCCCAGGCCCATTCCCCCTATCTGCGGCCCAATGTCTTCGACGCCACCAACCGCGACCATGTGACGGTCGAGGCGGCCTTCACCGAGGACGTGTTCAACGCCGAGGTGGTCATGCGCTCGGATCATTTCCATGTCGTGGGGCCGAACGGCGACACGCCGATCACCACCGTCACCTATCTGCGCGATCTGGCGGTGTTCGAGGCGCCGACGCCGGTGGACGGCCTTTACCGCCTGTCGTCCGGCGCGCGAGAGGGCCGTGCGGCCAAGATGTACCAGACCCCCTCGGGCTGGAAGATGGTCGGGGAAGAAGATACGCCGCCCCCGCCCGGCGCAGAACTGGTCGATGTGCAGAGCATCACCGTCGCGGATGTCTATGTGGTGAGGGGCGCGCCGGACGAGGCGGCGCTGAAGCCTTCGGGCCACGGGCTGGAGCTTCAGCCGCTGATCCAGCCGGGCGACATCGTGGCGGGCGAGGATGCGCCCTTCCGCCTGCTGTTTGACGGCCAGCCGGTGGCGGGCGCCGATGTGACCGTATTTCGCGAGGCGGGCCAGTATGACGGGCGCAAGGTCGAGAGCGAAACCCGCACCGACGGCGCCGGCCGGATCACGCTGAAGGTCGCCGAGCCGGGGGCCTATATGACCCAGGTGCGTCACCGCATCGCCGCACCGCCCGGCGCGGCCACCCCCTGGCGCAGCTACACCCACACCCTGACCTTCATCGCCCACGCGGGGTGA
- a CDS encoding DUF3126 family protein → MKDTDLKRIEGHLKRTFNTGGIIVKARPKQNDSAEVYVGDEFIGIVFEDEDEEGSFMFEMAILSEDLPD, encoded by the coding sequence GTGAAAGACACCGACCTGAAGCGCATCGAGGGCCACCTCAAGCGCACCTTCAACACCGGCGGCATCATCGTGAAGGCCCGCCCCAAGCAGAATGATTCGGCCGAGGTCTATGTCGGCGACGAGTTCATCGGCATCGTCTTCGAGGACGAGGACGAAGAAGGCTCGTTCATGTTCGAAATGGCCATCCTGTCCGAAGACCTGCCGGACTGA
- the cysE gene encoding serine O-acetyltransferase: MAKLEVVAETGIDSVWRQLRASAEAASREEPQLGSQMNAVILSHDDLAGALSFQIARKLADGEMSAMSVREVCLSAFKADPAVVEAAEADLQAVAERDPAIRNLLQPFLYFKGFQALQAWRVAHWLWGQGRETLAFHFQSRISELFQLDIHPGARLGKGLFLDHGTGIVIGETAVVGDDVSMLHNVTLGGTGAERGDRHPKIGKGVLLGAGAKVLGNIHIGDYAKVASGSVVLKAVPTGCTVAGVPARLVNCPTGAEPARTMDHTLADVVYDFVI, encoded by the coding sequence ATGGCCAAGCTGGAAGTCGTCGCGGAAACCGGAATCGACAGCGTGTGGCGTCAGCTGCGCGCCTCGGCCGAGGCCGCCTCACGCGAGGAGCCGCAACTGGGCTCGCAGATGAATGCGGTGATCCTGTCGCACGACGATCTAGCGGGCGCGCTCAGCTTCCAGATCGCGCGCAAGCTGGCCGACGGCGAGATGAGCGCCATGTCGGTGCGCGAGGTCTGCCTGTCGGCGTTCAAGGCCGATCCAGCGGTGGTCGAGGCGGCTGAGGCGGACCTTCAGGCCGTCGCCGAACGCGATCCGGCGATCCGGAACCTGTTGCAGCCCTTCCTGTATTTCAAAGGCTTTCAGGCGCTGCAGGCCTGGCGCGTGGCGCACTGGCTGTGGGGACAGGGGCGCGAGACCCTGGCCTTCCACTTCCAGAGCCGGATTTCGGAGCTGTTCCAGCTGGACATCCATCCGGGCGCGCGTCTGGGCAAGGGACTGTTCCTGGACCACGGCACGGGCATCGTCATCGGCGAGACGGCGGTGGTCGGCGACGACGTCTCGATGCTGCACAACGTGACCCTGGGCGGAACGGGCGCCGAACGCGGCGATCGTCACCCCAAGATCGGCAAGGGCGTGCTGCTGGGCGCCGGGGCCAAGGTGCTGGGCAATATCCATATCGGCGACTACGCCAAGGTTGCGTCAGGCTCGGTCGTGCTGAAGGCCGTGCCGACCGGCTGCACCGTGGCGGGCGTGCCCGCGCGTCTGGTCAACTGTCCGACCGGCGCCGAGCCGGCGCGCACCATGGACCATACCCTGGCCGACGTGGTCTATGACTTCGTGATCTGA
- a CDS encoding NUDIX hydrolase has protein sequence MRKSDEPKWAQGLAKPPAWRSDGTETVFDSPWMALTRHPATAPTGMKADYAVVRFKNVGTGVLPVHDDGTVTLVGQQRFALANYSWEMPEGGAPLDEDPFDGVRRELAEEAGLHAEHWAPALSVEMSNSITDEIGMTWIAWGLTPAPTAPDPTEIIAVARVPFLDLLDEIERGTVRDGLTVATAYKAYHMAQNGDLPEALARALLGRV, from the coding sequence ATGCGCAAAAGCGACGAACCGAAATGGGCCCAAGGGCTGGCCAAGCCGCCGGCGTGGCGCAGCGACGGAACCGAGACGGTGTTCGACAGCCCGTGGATGGCCCTGACGCGGCATCCCGCGACGGCGCCCACGGGGATGAAGGCCGACTACGCCGTGGTGCGGTTCAAGAATGTGGGGACCGGCGTCCTGCCCGTCCACGACGACGGAACCGTGACCCTGGTGGGCCAGCAACGGTTCGCCCTGGCCAACTATTCCTGGGAAATGCCCGAGGGCGGGGCGCCGCTGGACGAAGACCCGTTCGACGGGGTGCGGCGCGAACTGGCCGAAGAGGCGGGGCTGCACGCCGAACACTGGGCGCCCGCGTTGAGCGTCGAGATGTCCAACTCCATCACCGACGAGATCGGCATGACCTGGATCGCCTGGGGCCTGACGCCGGCGCCGACCGCGCCCGATCCGACCGAGATCATCGCCGTGGCGCGCGTGCCGTTCCTGGACCTGCTGGACGAAATCGAGCGGGGGACGGTGCGTGATGGACTGACGGTGGCGACGGCCTACAAGGCCTATCATATGGCTCAGAACGGCGATCTGCCCGAGGCGCTGGCGCGCGCCTTGCTGGGACGCGTATGA
- a CDS encoding nitroreductase: protein MTALNEPLPPPVPSKAFLDRLAQRRSAPAQALTAPGPSQAELDHILALGARTPDHGKLFPWRFVVLGPQSRAEIAARLAVLVELRNGPAKDQAVLAKLTAAPITILVVSTPVPDAKPIWEQQLSAGAVCMNLEHAAGGFGYHASWITDWYSYDPQALPLFGVGEGESVAGFIHIGTLNEPALERPRPEMSAKVTRLP, encoded by the coding sequence ATGACCGCGCTTAACGAGCCCCTCCCCCCGCCCGTTCCGTCCAAGGCCTTTCTGGACCGGCTGGCCCAGCGCCGTTCGGCGCCGGCCCAGGCCCTGACGGCCCCCGGCCCGTCGCAGGCCGAGCTGGATCACATCCTGGCCCTGGGCGCCCGCACGCCGGATCACGGCAAGCTGTTCCCCTGGCGCTTCGTGGTGCTGGGGCCGCAGTCGCGCGCCGAGATCGCGGCCCGGCTGGCGGTGCTGGTCGAACTCAGGAACGGCCCGGCCAAGGATCAGGCGGTCCTGGCCAAGCTGACCGCCGCGCCCATCACCATTCTGGTCGTGTCGACCCCCGTCCCCGACGCCAAGCCGATCTGGGAGCAGCAGTTGTCGGCCGGGGCGGTCTGCATGAACCTGGAACACGCGGCCGGCGGCTTCGGCTACCACGCCAGCTGGATTACCGACTGGTACAGCTACGATCCGCAGGCCCTGCCGCTGTTCGGCGTCGGCGAGGGCGAAAGCGTCGCGGGCTTCATCCACATCGGCACGCTGAACGAACCGGCGCTGGAGCGTCCCCGCCCGGAGATGTCAGCCAAGGTCACACGCCTGCCGTAA
- a CDS encoding DedA family protein yields the protein MDSLLQAVGDFIARNHMWAGVLLGLITFLESLAVIGAFVPATGLLVAAGGLIAAGVLDPVNVIVGCVIGAVIGDAVSYWAGRRLGVRFLQRPMFKPHRRRIAWTRLYCRRYGVMSIFVGRFFGPLRAFVPLTLGMLRMRQRAFQLGNVTSGIVWVLAMLAPGYLAAQGLARMEILSEAHGPTLLIGALAATILVVAVVYRLVKARMSRKSAIMRGALQSR from the coding sequence ATGGATTCCCTGTTGCAAGCCGTGGGCGACTTCATCGCCCGCAACCATATGTGGGCCGGCGTTCTGCTGGGCCTGATCACCTTCTTGGAGTCGCTGGCCGTCATCGGCGCCTTCGTGCCCGCCACCGGCCTCCTGGTCGCGGCGGGCGGCCTGATCGCCGCCGGGGTGCTGGACCCCGTCAACGTCATCGTCGGCTGCGTCATCGGCGCGGTGATCGGCGACGCCGTCTCCTACTGGGCCGGGCGGCGCCTGGGGGTGCGGTTCCTGCAGCGCCCCATGTTCAAGCCGCACCGCCGCCGCATCGCCTGGACGCGCCTGTACTGCCGTCGCTACGGCGTCATGTCGATCTTCGTCGGTCGCTTCTTCGGGCCCTTGCGCGCCTTCGTGCCCCTGACGCTGGGGATGCTCAGGATGCGCCAGCGCGCCTTCCAGCTGGGCAATGTCACGTCCGGGATCGTCTGGGTCCTGGCCATGCTGGCGCCCGGCTATCTGGCCGCCCAGGGCCTGGCCCGGATGGAAATCCTCAGCGAGGCCCACGGCCCCACCCTGCTGATCGGCGCCCTGGCCGCGACCATCCTGGTCGTCGCCGTCGTCTATCGCCTGGTCAAGGCCCGCATGAGCCGCAAGTCGGCCATCATGCGCGGGGCGTTGCAGAGCCGCTGA
- the queF gene encoding preQ(1) synthase → MTHYTDNLSQLGAQTAAPTSPETAVLERVPNPHADTLYLARFTAPEFTSLCPVTGQPDFAHIVIDYAPGEWLVESKSLKLYLTSFRNHGAFHEDCTVAIGRKLADLLAPKWLRIGGYWYPRGGIPIDVFWQTGAPPEGLWLPDQGVPTYRGRG, encoded by the coding sequence ATGACCCATTACACCGACAACCTCAGCCAGCTGGGCGCCCAGACCGCCGCCCCGACCAGCCCGGAAACCGCCGTGCTGGAGCGGGTGCCGAACCCCCACGCGGACACCCTGTATCTGGCGCGGTTCACGGCGCCGGAGTTCACCAGCCTGTGTCCGGTGACCGGCCAGCCGGACTTCGCCCACATCGTCATCGACTATGCGCCGGGCGAGTGGCTGGTCGAGTCCAAGAGCCTGAAACTGTACCTGACCAGTTTCCGCAACCACGGCGCCTTCCACGAGGACTGCACCGTCGCCATCGGCCGCAAACTGGCCGACCTGCTGGCCCCGAAATGGCTGCGCATCGGCGGCTACTGGTACCCCCGCGGCGGCATCCCCATCGACGTCTTCTGGCAGACCGGCGCCCCGCCCGAGGGGCTGTGGCTGCCCGACCAGGGCGTGCCGACCTATCGTGGGCGGGGGTGA
- a CDS encoding nitronate monooxygenase family protein, whose amino-acid sequence MAIPASLQKGLTLPVISAPMFLVSGPDLVVEACNAGVIGAFPSLNQRTTEGYRDWIHEIKGRLKPDAAAFGVNHIVHPTNPRLMADMMVSVEEKVPLIITSLGAVRDVVDAVHGYGGQVFHDIANIRHARKAAEAGVDGLILVANGAGGHAGVINPFALVNEVRSFFEGTIILSGALSTGQDVAAALMLGADFAYMGTRFINTNEAMAAPAYKQMIVDSGSTDIVHTPAVSGIPANFMSKSLIENGIDPKTLPEHKLDMGDEAKAWKTVWSAGQGAGAIHDVLPTAELVARLRQEFTQATDQFAIKTGAR is encoded by the coding sequence ATGGCCATTCCCGCATCGCTGCAAAAGGGCCTGACCCTGCCGGTCATTTCGGCGCCCATGTTCCTGGTCTCGGGGCCGGATCTGGTGGTGGAGGCCTGTAATGCGGGCGTCATCGGCGCCTTTCCGTCGCTGAACCAGCGCACGACCGAGGGCTATCGCGACTGGATTCACGAGATCAAGGGCCGGCTGAAGCCCGACGCCGCCGCCTTCGGGGTCAACCACATCGTCCACCCGACCAATCCCCGGCTGATGGCCGACATGATGGTGTCGGTCGAGGAGAAGGTGCCGCTGATCATCACTTCGCTGGGCGCGGTGCGTGACGTGGTGGACGCCGTGCATGGCTATGGCGGTCAGGTCTTCCACGACATCGCCAACATCCGTCACGCGCGAAAGGCCGCAGAGGCGGGCGTCGACGGCCTGATCCTGGTCGCCAACGGCGCGGGCGGCCATGCGGGCGTCATCAATCCCTTCGCCCTGGTCAACGAGGTCCGCAGCTTCTTCGAGGGGACCATCATCCTGTCGGGCGCGCTCTCCACGGGTCAGGACGTGGCCGCCGCCCTGATGCTGGGCGCCGACTTCGCCTATATGGGCACCCGCTTCATCAACACGAACGAGGCGATGGCCGCCCCTGCCTACAAGCAGATGATCGTCGACAGCGGGTCGACCGACATCGTCCATACGCCCGCCGTCTCGGGCATTCCGGCCAACTTCATGAGCAAGTCATTGATCGAAAACGGAATCGATCCAAAGACCCTGCCCGAACACAAGCTGGACATGGGCGACGAGGCCAAGGCCTGGAAGACCGTCTGGTCGGCGGGCCAGGGCGCGGGCGCCATCCATGACGTCCTGCCGACCGCCGAACTGGTCGCGCGCCTGCGACAGGAGTTCACTCAGGCCACGGATCAATTCGCCATCAAGACCGGAGCACGCTAA
- a CDS encoding TorF family putative porin produces the protein MIRTAVPAFVAAALAAAALATPALAQSAPAPSARDAWSFELGAGTDNRSKNASKSGGDGYAFGSATWQSADGLFYAGPGFETIQSGGSNLEAEFVAGYQPEAFGYQFDFNLAYKNRLGADSGYDQDAWELTGNVSRAIGPASARLQIQYSPDAAGPTDSFTWVEGQIGWDFTPRLNGTAAVGRRDQKGGPDYTGWNAGVTYALTDALSVDVRYHDTDADTYGEQYKQALVAKVAYDF, from the coding sequence ATGATCCGCACCGCCGTCCCCGCGTTCGTCGCCGCCGCCCTCGCCGCCGCCGCCCTGGCGACGCCCGCCCTGGCTCAATCCGCCCCGGCTCCGTCGGCTCGGGACGCCTGGTCGTTCGAACTGGGCGCCGGCACCGACAACCGCTCCAAGAACGCCTCCAAGTCGGGCGGCGACGGCTACGCCTTCGGCTCGGCGACCTGGCAGAGCGCGGACGGCCTGTTCTACGCCGGCCCCGGTTTCGAGACGATCCAGTCCGGCGGCTCGAACCTCGAGGCCGAGTTCGTCGCCGGCTATCAGCCAGAGGCCTTCGGCTATCAGTTCGACTTCAACCTCGCCTACAAGAACCGCCTGGGCGCAGATAGCGGCTACGACCAGGACGCCTGGGAGCTGACCGGCAACGTCAGCCGCGCCATCGGCCCGGCCAGCGCCCGGCTGCAGATCCAGTATTCCCCCGACGCCGCCGGCCCGACCGACAGTTTCACCTGGGTCGAGGGCCAGATCGGCTGGGACTTCACCCCCCGCCTGAACGGCACGGCGGCGGTGGGGCGGCGCGACCAGAAGGGCGGCCCCGACTACACCGGCTGGAACGCGGGCGTCACCTATGCCCTGACCGACGCCCTGTCGGTGGACGTGCGCTATCACGACACCGACGCCGACACCTATGGCGAGCAGTACAAGCAGGCGCTGGTGGCCAAGGTCGCCTACGACTTCTGA
- a CDS encoding cold-shock protein translates to MATGTVKWYNPTKGYGFIAPDDGGKDVFVHASAVETSDVGSLNEGQKISYEIERDARSGKESAGRLKAAE, encoded by the coding sequence ATGGCTACCGGCACTGTAAAATGGTACAACCCCACCAAGGGCTACGGCTTCATCGCTCCCGATGACGGCGGCAAGGACGTCTTCGTCCATGCCTCGGCCGTCGAAACCTCGGACGTGGGTTCGCTGAACGAAGGCCAGAAGATCTCGTACGAGATCGAGCGCGACGCACGCTCGGGCAAGGAATCCGCCGGTCGCCTCAAGGCGGCGGAGTAG